In Devosia beringensis, a single window of DNA contains:
- a CDS encoding putative bifunctional diguanylate cyclase/phosphodiesterase: MQPATSTIERWHPTTVALLPMVLALITAVVAVLGFVVWSTGNIDQRAAERQTTMISHVVEGRLSRIVRETASVAINDETLRKTSAAFDSNWIETNVGEWLYRYFRHDQTILLSAQGAPVYAMVDGAAVDVSTVRDMLAGLESLITEARALRPGQRPPPAPLDAPAGLEGQPPILPPRPPPPSVTDFAIIDGKPAIVAALPVIGERAALRPQPGTEPIILAVQFLDGRAASQINREFLFDDGRFTLVESSNPNRLVYPILSASGRFVAFFEWNRDRPGYVMLLQTGPLLVGAFLLAGILIFLLLGQLRRSAAAVENARRLSLHQASHDALTGLDNRMSFDAKLAEAAADKHNANAHLTLFMLDLDRFKQVNDTLGHQAGDELICTVGDRLRAIFGTGTMIARLGGDEFAVLAITHDKPVDVMEVSARIIESIGRPFTLSRFKAHVGVSIGIVMARGRDAEPTELVRRADIALYEAKAGGRNRAAVYEEHMNELLQLQHTIEAELREALCRDDQLSIVFQPLIDQVSRKVIGAEALARWYHPKFGQISPARFIPVAESTGLIETLGEFVLRRACLLGATVPGRTIAVNISPTQLRNPQFSHQVFDILHETGMRPLDLELEITESILLDDEHVSSQNLRTFRAAGIHIALDDFGTGYSSLSYLKRYPVDRIKIDRSFVSQLTDGHVSVAITDAIVKLAHAMELQVTAEGVETEEQATILGSLGCNTLQGFLFSGGMVADRITDIFAAPENAMVSRQQRRTAMRASTAVRAQPDQSL; the protein is encoded by the coding sequence ATGCAGCCCGCAACGTCGACAATCGAACGCTGGCATCCAACCACCGTCGCGCTTTTGCCGATGGTGCTGGCCCTTATTACCGCGGTTGTTGCGGTGCTGGGCTTTGTCGTCTGGTCGACCGGCAATATCGATCAGCGCGCTGCCGAGCGGCAGACCACCATGATAAGCCATGTGGTCGAAGGCCGCCTGTCGCGTATCGTGCGCGAGACGGCCAGCGTCGCCATCAATGACGAGACCTTGCGCAAGACCAGCGCCGCTTTCGACAGCAACTGGATCGAAACCAATGTCGGTGAGTGGCTCTACCGCTACTTCCGGCACGACCAGACCATTCTGCTCAGCGCCCAGGGTGCCCCGGTCTACGCCATGGTCGATGGGGCTGCCGTCGATGTCAGTACCGTTCGCGATATGCTCGCCGGCCTCGAGTCGCTGATTACCGAGGCGCGCGCGCTTCGCCCCGGCCAGCGCCCGCCCCCCGCGCCACTCGATGCCCCGGCCGGGCTTGAGGGACAGCCTCCCATCCTGCCACCCCGCCCGCCACCGCCGTCCGTGACCGACTTTGCCATCATCGATGGCAAGCCTGCCATCGTCGCAGCCTTGCCCGTCATTGGCGAACGCGCGGCCCTGCGGCCGCAGCCGGGAACCGAGCCGATCATTCTGGCGGTGCAATTTCTCGACGGGCGCGCCGCCAGCCAGATCAACCGGGAGTTTCTCTTCGACGACGGACGCTTTACCTTGGTCGAAAGCAGCAATCCCAACCGCCTCGTCTACCCGATCCTCAGCGCCAGCGGTCGCTTCGTGGCCTTCTTCGAATGGAACCGCGATCGTCCCGGCTATGTCATGCTGTTGCAGACCGGGCCGCTGCTGGTCGGCGCGTTCTTGCTCGCTGGCATCCTGATTTTCCTGCTGCTCGGTCAGTTGCGCCGCTCGGCAGCGGCGGTCGAAAACGCCCGCCGCCTCAGCCTGCACCAGGCCAGTCATGATGCGCTGACCGGGCTGGATAACCGCATGAGCTTTGACGCCAAGCTGGCAGAAGCCGCGGCCGACAAGCACAATGCCAATGCGCATCTGACCTTGTTCATGCTCGATCTCGACCGGTTCAAACAGGTCAACGACACCCTCGGCCACCAGGCCGGCGACGAACTGATCTGTACCGTGGGCGACCGCCTGCGCGCCATCTTCGGCACCGGCACCATGATTGCGCGGCTCGGCGGTGACGAATTCGCCGTTCTGGCCATCACCCATGACAAGCCCGTCGATGTGATGGAGGTGTCCGCCCGCATCATCGAATCCATCGGGCGGCCCTTCACCCTCAGCCGCTTCAAGGCCCATGTCGGGGTCAGCATTGGCATTGTCATGGCCCGCGGCCGCGATGCCGAGCCCACAGAACTGGTGCGCCGCGCCGATATCGCCCTCTACGAAGCCAAGGCCGGTGGCCGCAACCGCGCCGCGGTCTATGAGGAGCACATGAACGAGCTGCTGCAGCTGCAGCACACCATTGAAGCTGAACTGCGCGAGGCCCTGTGCCGCGACGATCAATTGTCCATCGTCTTCCAGCCCCTGATCGACCAGGTGTCGCGCAAGGTGATCGGCGCCGAGGCCCTTGCGCGCTGGTACCATCCCAAATTCGGCCAGATCTCTCCGGCCCGTTTCATTCCCGTGGCCGAAAGCACCGGCCTTATCGAAACCCTGGGTGAATTCGTATTGCGCCGCGCCTGCCTCCTGGGGGCCACCGTTCCCGGCCGCACCATTGCCGTCAACATTTCGCCGACCCAGCTGCGCAACCCGCAATTCTCCCACCAGGTCTTCGATATACTGCACGAAACCGGCATGCGGCCGCTCGATCTCGAGCTCGAGATTACCGAATCCATCCTGCTCGACGACGAACATGTGTCATCGCAGAACCTGCGCACCTTCCGGGCGGCCGGAATCCATATTGCGCTCGACGATTTCGGCACCGGCTATTCATCGCTCAGCTACCTCAAGCGCTATCCGGTCGACCGCATCAAGATCGACCGGTCCTTTGTCAGTCAGCTCACGGACGGCCATGTCTCGGTCGCCATCACCGACGCCATCGTCAAGCTCGCCCATGCCATGGAACTGCAGGTCACCGCCGAGGGCGTGGAGACGGAGGAACAGGCAACGATCCTGGGCTCGCTGGGCTGCAATACGCTGCAGGGCTTCCTGTTTTCGGGTGGGATGGTTGCCGACCGGATCACCGACATCTTCGCCGCGCCCGAAAACGCAATGGTCAGCCGGCAGCAACGCCGTACCGCAATGCGCGCGAGCACGGCCGTCCGCGCCCAGCCCGACCAATCCCTCTAG
- a CDS encoding DNA topoisomerase IB — MLRRKRGTGFSYLDATGALVTDPAIKARIKALGIPPAWTEVRIAASEKAHIQVLGQDEAGREQYLYHPEWTLRRDGKKQQRLKALTTTLPRLRKKVNEGLGAPAGSRDLALALAVALIDKTAMRLGREKYLEASGTRGAGTLYTRDVEVSGSEICLRFDAKGGKRAEYCLRDSKLAAAITSIKTLPGKRLLVYRDEAGKVRPIKTGAVNDYLRAITGAEISAKDFRTLHASAIAGAALAQLEVGVSEAARRRQMAQVAREVASVLRNTPMISRKSYIAPCLFKLFNDGKLKALWESAGAGRTGLLAREKRLSAVLAAVR; from the coding sequence GTGCTGCGCCGCAAGCGCGGCACGGGTTTTAGCTATCTCGACGCGACGGGGGCTCTGGTGACCGATCCGGCGATCAAGGCCCGGATCAAGGCGCTTGGCATTCCCCCGGCATGGACCGAGGTGCGCATCGCGGCCAGTGAAAAGGCCCATATCCAGGTGCTTGGCCAAGACGAGGCCGGGCGCGAGCAGTATCTCTACCATCCTGAATGGACGCTACGCCGTGACGGCAAGAAGCAGCAGCGGCTCAAGGCACTGACCACGACCCTGCCGCGATTGCGCAAGAAGGTGAATGAAGGCCTCGGCGCGCCGGCGGGCAGTCGCGACCTGGCGCTGGCTTTGGCGGTTGCGCTCATCGACAAGACGGCGATGCGCCTGGGGCGCGAGAAATATCTCGAGGCCAGCGGCACGCGCGGGGCGGGCACGCTCTATACCCGCGATGTCGAGGTGAGTGGATCAGAGATCTGCCTGCGCTTTGATGCCAAGGGCGGCAAGCGGGCCGAATACTGCCTGCGCGACTCCAAGCTGGCTGCCGCCATAACCAGCATCAAGACCCTGCCGGGCAAGCGTCTGCTGGTCTATCGCGACGAGGCGGGCAAGGTGCGGCCGATCAAGACCGGCGCCGTCAACGACTATCTGCGGGCCATAACGGGGGCCGAGATTTCGGCCAAGGATTTCCGCACCCTGCATGCCAGCGCGATTGCCGGGGCCGCCCTGGCGCAACTGGAGGTGGGCGTCAGCGAGGCAGCTCGCCGGCGGCAGATGGCGCAGGTGGCGCGCGAGGTGGCCAGCGTGCTGCGCAATACGCCGATGATCAGTCGCAAGTCCTATATCGCGCCTTGCCTGTTCAAGCTGTTCAACGACGGCAAGCTCAAGGCGCTGTGGGAGAGTGCCGGCGCCGGACGGACCGGATTGCTGGCCCGAGAAAAGCGGCTGAGCGCGGTGCTCGCCGCGGTTCGCTAG
- the ade gene encoding adenine deaminase, giving the protein MTSAASLTRMIMAGQGKVPADLVIKNVQMLDVITGAVTTTDIAIVADRIVGTHASYEGETVIDGTGRFAVPGFIDTHLHIESSLVTPLEFDRCVLPYGVTTVICDPHEIANVLGAEGIRYFLDSAEQTVMDVRINLSSCVPATGFETSGAALEIADLEPFRAHAKVIGLAEMMNFPGVLNADPGIIAKLVAFQGGHIDGHAPLLLGTALNGYLAAAIRTDHEATSAAEAREKLAKGMAILIREGSVSKDLKALAEILDENTSSFVALCTDDRNPLDIAEEGHLDSSIRRLIAMGRPLHHVYRAASHSAARIFGLTDRGLLASGWRADIALLDSLEDCRVSDVIAAGRLVVPALFDARQPVAPVGLSSMKATPVSADSFITEPKPGQNSIPVIGVRPGLILTFREEATLATTERGLQPDLDADVIKVAVIERHGRNGNIGRSFVTGFGLKRGAIASSVGHDSHNITVVGANDADMAVAVNRLIELGGGFAVAEGGKVTAELALPIAGLMSLEPFETVSHDLHVLRDAALALDCVLPEPFLQVAFLALPVIPHLKMTDRGLFDVDLFDFVS; this is encoded by the coding sequence ATGACCAGTGCCGCAAGTCTCACCCGCATGATCATGGCCGGCCAGGGCAAGGTGCCCGCCGACCTGGTGATCAAGAATGTGCAGATGCTCGACGTCATCACTGGCGCGGTCACCACCACCGACATCGCCATCGTCGCCGACCGCATCGTCGGTACCCATGCCAGCTACGAGGGCGAGACCGTCATCGACGGCACTGGCCGCTTTGCCGTGCCGGGCTTTATCGACACCCATCTGCACATCGAATCCTCGCTGGTCACCCCGCTCGAATTCGACCGCTGCGTGCTGCCCTATGGCGTCACCACGGTCATCTGCGATCCGCACGAGATCGCCAATGTGCTGGGCGCCGAGGGTATCCGCTACTTCCTCGACAGCGCCGAACAGACGGTGATGGACGTCCGCATCAATCTCTCCTCCTGCGTCCCGGCCACCGGCTTTGAGACCTCGGGCGCGGCGCTGGAAATCGCGGACCTCGAGCCGTTCCGCGCCCATGCCAAGGTGATCGGCCTTGCCGAAATGATGAACTTTCCCGGCGTGCTCAATGCCGATCCCGGCATTATCGCCAAGCTGGTGGCGTTCCAGGGGGGCCATATCGACGGCCACGCCCCGCTGCTGCTGGGCACCGCGCTTAACGGCTATCTCGCCGCCGCCATCCGCACCGACCATGAAGCCACCAGCGCCGCCGAAGCGCGCGAAAAACTGGCCAAGGGCATGGCTATCCTGATCCGCGAGGGCTCGGTCTCCAAGGATCTCAAGGCGCTCGCCGAAATCCTCGACGAGAACACGTCGAGCTTTGTCGCGCTCTGCACCGATGACCGCAACCCGCTCGACATCGCCGAGGAAGGCCATCTCGACAGCTCGATCCGCCGCCTCATCGCCATGGGCCGGCCGCTGCATCACGTCTATCGCGCCGCCAGCCATTCAGCCGCCCGCATTTTCGGCCTTACCGATCGTGGCCTCTTGGCCTCGGGCTGGCGCGCCGATATTGCCCTGCTCGACAGCCTTGAGGATTGTCGCGTCTCCGACGTCATCGCCGCCGGGCGCCTCGTGGTCCCGGCTTTGTTCGATGCCCGCCAGCCCGTAGCCCCGGTGGGCCTCAGCTCAATGAAGGCGACGCCGGTCAGCGCCGACAGCTTCATTACCGAGCCCAAGCCCGGCCAGAACAGCATCCCGGTGATCGGCGTGCGGCCCGGCCTCATCCTCACCTTCCGCGAGGAAGCTACGCTCGCCACCACCGAGCGCGGCCTGCAGCCAGATCTCGATGCCGATGTCATCAAGGTGGCGGTAATCGAGCGGCACGGCAGGAACGGCAATATCGGCCGCAGCTTTGTCACCGGCTTTGGCCTCAAGCGCGGCGCCATTGCCTCATCGGTGGGTCACGACAGCCACAATATCACCGTGGTCGGCGCCAATGACGCGGACATGGCCGTGGCGGTCAATCGCCTGATCGAACTGGGCGGCGGCTTTGCCGTGGCCGAGGGCGGCAAGGTCACCGCCGAGCTGGCTCTACCCATAGCCGGGCTGATGAGTCTGGAGCCCTTCGAGACGGTGTCGCATGACCTGCACGTGCTGCGCGACGCCGCCCTGGCGCTCGACTGCGTCCTGCCCGAGCCATTCCTCCAGGTCGCCTTCCTGGCTTTGCCGGTCATCCCCCATCTCAAGATGACCGACCGCGGCCTGTTCGACGTCGATCTGTTCGACTTCGTCAGCTGA
- a CDS encoding NAD(P)-dependent alcohol dehydrogenase has translation MSQMRALVLERQHELALRDIDLPLDVGPGMVRIAIHTVGVCGSDAHYYTHGKIGPFVVNAPMVLGHEAAGTVSAVGEGVTHLKVGDRVCMEPGIPDANSRASRLGMYNVDPAVSFWATPPVHGVLTAEVVHPANYTFKLPDHVSFAEGAMVEPFAVGMQAASKARIAPGDTAVVLGAGPIGTMVALAALAGGCARVIVADLAQPKLDIAAQYQGVIPVNIREKNIVDEVARLTEGWGADVVFECSGSPHAWKTIMDLPRPGGTIVVVGLPVEPVAVDIAGASVKELRIENVFRYAHQYDRAIALIASGKVDLKPLISETFAFEDSIKAFDRAVEARPSDVKLQIRVAG, from the coding sequence ATGAGCCAAATGCGCGCCCTTGTCCTTGAACGTCAGCATGAGCTGGCTTTGCGCGATATCGATCTGCCGCTCGACGTGGGGCCGGGCATGGTCAGGATCGCCATCCATACCGTGGGCGTCTGCGGCTCGGATGCGCACTATTATACCCATGGCAAGATCGGCCCCTTCGTGGTCAACGCCCCCATGGTGCTGGGGCATGAGGCGGCCGGCACGGTCAGCGCCGTGGGCGAGGGCGTCACCCATCTCAAGGTCGGTGACCGCGTCTGCATGGAGCCGGGCATTCCCGATGCCAATTCGCGGGCCAGCCGGCTGGGCATGTACAATGTCGATCCGGCCGTCAGCTTCTGGGCGACGCCACCGGTGCATGGTGTGCTGACGGCGGAAGTGGTGCATCCGGCCAATTACACCTTCAAGCTGCCTGATCATGTCAGCTTTGCCGAGGGCGCCATGGTCGAACCCTTCGCTGTCGGCATGCAGGCGGCCAGCAAGGCCCGCATCGCGCCGGGCGATACCGCCGTGGTGCTGGGGGCCGGTCCGATCGGCACCATGGTGGCGCTGGCGGCGCTGGCGGGAGGCTGTGCCCGCGTCATCGTCGCCGATCTGGCGCAGCCCAAGCTCGATATTGCCGCGCAATACCAGGGCGTGATTCCGGTCAATATCCGCGAGAAGAATATCGTCGATGAGGTCGCCCGGCTCACTGAAGGCTGGGGGGCGGACGTGGTGTTTGAGTGTTCGGGTTCGCCGCATGCCTGGAAGACCATCATGGACCTGCCGCGTCCCGGCGGCACGATCGTGGTGGTTGGCCTGCCGGTCGAGCCGGTGGCGGTGGACATTGCCGGCGCGTCGGTCAAGGAATTGCGGATCGAGAACGTGTTCCGCTATGCCCACCAATATGACCGGGCCATTGCGCTGATCGCTTCGGGCAAGGTCGATCTCAAGCCGCTGATTTCGGAAACGTTTGCCTTCGAGGATTCGATCAAGGCGTTTGACCGGGCGGTGGAAGCGCGGCCCAGCGACGTGAAGCTTCAGATCAGGGTCGCGGGTTAA